A DNA window from Staphylococcus warneri contains the following coding sequences:
- the dat gene encoding D-amino-acid transaminase: MTKVFINGEFLEQEEAKVSYEDRGYVFGDGIYEYIRAYEGKLFTVKEHFERFLRSANEIGLDLNYTVDELIELVRKLLDVNGVKNGGIYIQATRGAAPREHSFPTPPVKPVLMAFTKSYDRPFEDLEKGIYAVTTEDIRWLRCDIKSLNLLGNVLAKEFAVKYNASEAIQHRGETVTEGASSNVYAIKDGKVYTHPVNNFILNGITRKVIKWISEDKNIPFIEETFTVDFLKNADEVIISSTSAEVMPVVKIDGEDVGNGNVGDVTRQLQDGFNEYIKTHSL, encoded by the coding sequence ATGACAAAAGTTTTTATTAATGGTGAATTTTTAGAACAAGAAGAAGCAAAGGTCTCATATGAAGATAGAGGTTACGTGTTTGGAGACGGTATCTATGAATATATTCGTGCATACGAAGGTAAGTTATTTACAGTTAAAGAACATTTTGAGAGATTTTTAAGAAGTGCTAATGAAATAGGATTAGACCTTAATTATACAGTCGATGAATTAATTGAATTAGTACGTAAATTATTAGATGTTAACGGTGTTAAAAATGGAGGGATTTATATTCAAGCAACACGTGGTGCTGCACCACGAGAACATTCTTTCCCAACGCCGCCTGTGAAACCTGTGTTAATGGCATTTACTAAGAGTTATGACAGACCGTTTGAAGATTTAGAAAAAGGTATTTATGCTGTAACCACTGAAGATATTCGTTGGTTACGTTGTGACATTAAAAGTTTGAATCTTTTAGGAAACGTATTAGCTAAAGAATTTGCTGTAAAATATAATGCGAGCGAAGCAATTCAACATCGTGGTGAAACAGTTACAGAAGGTGCTTCAAGTAATGTCTATGCGATTAAAGATGGAAAAGTGTATACGCATCCTGTGAATAACTTTATTTTAAATGGTATTACAAGAAAAGTTATTAAATGGATTTCAGAAGATAAAAATATTCCATTTATTGAAGAAACGTTTACAGTTGATTTTCTAAAAAATGCAGATGAAGTGATTATATCTAGTACGTCAGCTGAGGTCATGCCTGTAGTTAAGATTGATGGAGAAGATGTCGGAAATGGCAATGTAGGCGACGTTACGAGACAGCTTCAAGATGGATTTAACGAATATATCAAAACACATAGTTTATAA
- a CDS encoding phosphotransferase family protein gives MEQFYQLGWTLDSAGGASGEAYMAEQDGQKLFLKRNTNPFIAALSAEGIVPKLVWTKRIETGEVVTAQHWKNGRELTANEMQQPRVAKILKKIHNSKPLLTMLKRMEMEPITPEIMLNKINASLSREVLTHHVVRKALTYLEDHIPNLDSRFFTVVHGDVNHNNWLLSDRDELFLVDWEGAMIADPAIDIGMLLYNYVPENKWSKWFETYGVQESLNLNKRMKWYTVIQSIGMVQWYEEQKRFKDMNTWLEFLNEVMNSNLFI, from the coding sequence TTGGAGCAGTTTTATCAGTTAGGGTGGACATTAGATTCAGCAGGTGGTGCTTCTGGTGAAGCTTATATGGCTGAACAAGATGGACAGAAGTTGTTTTTAAAACGAAATACTAATCCTTTTATTGCAGCATTATCTGCAGAGGGTATTGTACCTAAATTAGTTTGGACGAAAAGAATTGAAACTGGTGAAGTAGTTACGGCGCAACATTGGAAAAACGGTCGCGAATTAACAGCGAACGAAATGCAACAGCCTAGAGTAGCCAAAATATTGAAGAAAATCCATAATTCCAAACCATTATTGACAATGCTGAAAAGAATGGAAATGGAACCCATTACACCAGAAATTATGTTGAATAAAATCAATGCATCTCTTTCAAGAGAAGTATTAACGCATCATGTTGTTAGAAAAGCATTAACATATTTAGAAGACCATATACCTAATTTAGATTCAAGATTTTTCACTGTAGTACACGGAGACGTCAATCACAATAACTGGCTTTTATCAGATCGTGACGAGCTATTTTTAGTAGATTGGGAAGGTGCTATGATAGCAGATCCTGCAATTGATATAGGTATGCTGCTTTACAACTACGTTCCTGAAAATAAATGGTCTAAGTGGTTTGAAACATATGGCGTTCAAGAAAGTCTAAATCTAAATAAGCGTATGAAGTGGTATACAGTTATTCAATCAATTGGTATGGTTCAATGGTACGAAGAACAAAAGCGTTTTAAAGATATGAATACTTGGCTTGAATTTTTAAATGAAGTGATGAATAGCAACTTATTTATATAA
- the trmB gene encoding tRNA (guanosine(46)-N7)-methyltransferase TrmB: MRVRYKPWAEDYLKDHPDLVDMDGSHAGHIDEWFDKKQPIYIEIGSGMGQFITTLAAQHPDINFVSMEREKSVMYKVLDKVKEQNLSNLKMICNDAIELNEYFKNGEVSRIYLNFSDPWPKKRHAKRRLTYHTYLALYKQILVEDGEIHFKTDNRGLFAFSLESMSQFGMYFTKMNLNLHDEDDEDNILTEYEQKFSEKGSRIYRMEAKFHKNI; the protein is encoded by the coding sequence ATGAGAGTTCGCTACAAACCTTGGGCGGAAGATTATTTGAAAGACCATCCAGACTTAGTGGATATGGATGGTTCGCATGCTGGACATATAGATGAATGGTTTGATAAAAAGCAACCTATTTATATTGAGATTGGCTCGGGTATGGGACAATTTATTACAACACTTGCCGCACAACATCCAGACATTAATTTTGTGTCAATGGAACGTGAAAAAAGCGTCATGTATAAGGTCTTAGATAAAGTAAAAGAGCAAAATTTATCGAATCTTAAAATGATTTGTAATGATGCGATTGAACTTAATGAATACTTTAAAAATGGTGAAGTTTCTAGGATTTATCTTAATTTTTCTGATCCATGGCCTAAAAAACGTCATGCTAAAAGAAGACTCACATATCATACATATTTAGCACTATATAAACAGATTTTAGTTGAAGACGGAGAAATCCATTTTAAAACAGATAATAGAGGTCTTTTTGCGTTCAGTTTAGAAAGTATGTCTCAATTTGGTATGTATTTTACTAAGATGAATTTAAATTTACATGATGAAGACGACGAAGATAATATATTAACAGAATATGAACAGAAGTTTTCTGAAAAAGGTTCTAGAATTTATCGTATGGAAGCTAAATTTCATAAAAATATATAA
- a CDS encoding YtnP family quorum-quenching lactonase, translating to MKLGALTIDDINGGNTHIDGGAMFGVVPKPLWTRKYKVNDKNQVHTPTHPILIRHPKYNILIDAGIGNNKLTDKQKRNSGVTQESFIKEELAYFGLTPDDIDLVLMTHLHFDHAAGLTDENGHALFKNATHYIQQDEWHEFLAPNIRSQATYWKENQGDYDERVILFKDEIEPVPGIKMIHTGGHSFGHCIITIESEGQKAVHMADIFPTLAHRNPLWVTAYDDYPMTSIQEKERCIPYYIFNDYWFLFYHDENYFALKFESDKHNIKETVKRAYRLY from the coding sequence ATGAAGTTAGGTGCATTAACAATCGATGATATAAATGGAGGAAATACGCATATAGATGGTGGCGCAATGTTTGGTGTGGTTCCTAAACCACTTTGGACAAGAAAATATAAAGTGAATGACAAGAATCAAGTTCATACGCCTACACATCCAATTCTCATTCGACACCCAAAATATAATATTTTAATAGATGCAGGTATTGGAAATAATAAGTTAACTGACAAGCAAAAAAGAAATAGTGGTGTTACACAAGAAAGTTTTATTAAAGAAGAATTAGCGTATTTTGGACTTACACCTGATGATATTGATTTGGTTTTAATGACTCATTTACATTTTGACCATGCTGCGGGACTTACAGATGAAAATGGACACGCTCTGTTTAAAAATGCTACACATTATATTCAACAAGATGAATGGCATGAGTTTCTAGCACCTAATATACGTAGTCAGGCAACATATTGGAAGGAAAATCAAGGTGACTATGATGAAAGAGTTATTTTATTTAAGGATGAAATCGAACCAGTTCCAGGTATTAAAATGATTCATACTGGTGGACATAGTTTTGGTCATTGTATCATCACTATCGAAAGCGAAGGGCAAAAAGCAGTACATATGGCCGACATTTTCCCAACCTTGGCTCATCGTAACCCACTATGGGTTACAGCATATGATGATTATCCTATGACATCTATTCAAGAAAAAGAAAGATGTATTCCGTATTATATTTTTAATGATTATTGGTTCTTGTTTTATCATGACGAGAACTACTTTGCACTAAAATTTGAATCTGATAAGCACAATATTAAAGAAACAGTTAAACGTGCATATAGACTATACTAA
- a CDS encoding PepSY domain-containing protein: MKCLNCKNISIIGACTVVIISAGIVAYLAKKKYYNPDKLLNEVKTYFMDVKGSYIVHQPLNDPNINANRPVYLGGITATKNGQLVDYDFYADAYSGEVLNIIEL; the protein is encoded by the coding sequence ATGAAGTGTTTAAATTGTAAAAATATATCTATCATAGGTGCTTGTACGGTTGTAATCATATCAGCTGGTATCGTTGCATACCTAGCTAAGAAAAAATATTATAATCCCGATAAATTATTAAATGAAGTTAAAACTTATTTTATGGACGTTAAAGGCTCATATATCGTACATCAACCTCTCAACGATCCTAACATTAATGCTAATAGACCAGTTTATCTTGGTGGCATAACTGCAACTAAAAATGGACAACTTGTAGATTATGATTTTTATGCAGATGCCTATTCAGGTGAAGTGTTGAATATTATAGAATTATAG
- a CDS encoding M42 family metallopeptidase — protein MTINESITLDRIKHLTELHGAPGFEDDIKTYMKDQMTPFVDEFIDNKMGGFFGVKKSAKPKAKRVMVAAHMDEIGFMITQITDNGMIQFTNLGGVANDIWQGQRLKVKSRNNEEITGIVSNIPKHFRSGNEGVPQISDLMLDIGATTANEVRKRGIEIGDTIVPDTPFTQLSKYRFSAKAWDNRYGCLIAIEILELLKDIELDVDLYVGANVQEEVGLRGAKASAELIKPDVAFVVDCSPANDIKGPNQLSGALGEGTLIRIKDGTMILRPSFRDYLLQLVNQYDIPHQYYMSPGGTDGGEIHKANEGIPTAVIGVCARYIHSTDAVFDIRDYYAARQLLNKAIINLNEAQIETLQYH, from the coding sequence ATGACTATAAATGAAAGTATAACACTAGATAGAATAAAACATCTTACTGAATTACATGGTGCACCAGGTTTTGAAGATGATATTAAAACATATATGAAAGATCAAATGACACCCTTTGTAGATGAGTTTATTGATAATAAAATGGGTGGCTTTTTTGGAGTGAAAAAATCCGCTAAACCGAAAGCAAAACGTGTGATGGTAGCTGCTCATATGGATGAAATTGGATTTATGATTACACAGATTACCGATAATGGTATGATTCAATTTACAAACCTTGGTGGCGTTGCTAATGATATTTGGCAAGGTCAAAGACTCAAAGTGAAAAGTCGTAATAATGAAGAAATTACAGGAATTGTATCTAATATACCTAAACACTTTAGAAGTGGAAATGAAGGTGTACCTCAAATTAGTGATTTAATGTTAGATATTGGTGCTACGACGGCTAATGAGGTTAGAAAAAGGGGTATTGAAATAGGCGATACAATAGTTCCAGACACACCATTTACACAATTATCGAAGTATCGATTTAGTGCTAAAGCATGGGATAATCGATATGGTTGTCTCATCGCGATAGAGATATTAGAATTGTTGAAAGATATCGAATTAGATGTAGATTTATATGTTGGCGCAAATGTTCAAGAAGAGGTTGGCCTACGCGGAGCTAAAGCATCTGCTGAACTTATTAAACCGGATGTTGCGTTTGTAGTGGATTGTTCTCCTGCAAATGATATAAAAGGTCCTAATCAGTTATCCGGTGCGCTAGGGGAGGGGACATTGATTCGTATTAAAGATGGAACAATGATCTTAAGACCTTCGTTCAGAGATTATTTACTTCAATTAGTCAATCAGTATGATATTCCTCATCAATATTATATGTCTCCAGGTGGAACTGATGGAGGCGAGATTCATAAAGCAAATGAAGGAATTCCTACAGCTGTTATAGGTGTGTGTGCACGTTATATTCATAGTACGGATGCTGTATTTGATATTAGAGATTACTATGCAGCTAGACAACTATTAAATAAAGCAATTATAAATTTAAACGAAGCACAAATTGAAACGTTACAATATCATTAA
- a CDS encoding thioredoxin family protein, with translation MLKLESEQQFEELKQDNTVFEFTADWCPDCKVIEPELPQLEEKYPSFKFVSVDRDQFIDICIENGIMGIPSFLVYRNGELLGSYIGKERKSIEQIDTFLSQYI, from the coding sequence GTGTTAAAACTAGAATCAGAACAACAATTTGAAGAATTAAAACAAGACAATACGGTGTTTGAATTTACAGCTGATTGGTGCCCAGATTGTAAAGTTATTGAACCAGAATTACCACAATTAGAAGAGAAATACCCATCGTTTAAATTTGTCTCAGTAGATCGTGATCAATTTATAGATATTTGTATTGAAAATGGGATTATGGGGATTCCAAGTTTCTTAGTTTATCGCAATGGTGAATTGCTAGGAAGTTATATTGGTAAAGAAAGAAAATCCATCGAACAAATTGATACATTTTTATCACAATATATTTAA
- a CDS encoding DUF1444 domain-containing protein, with translation MNVFQMRDKIKQRLNHLDVNYKFDREDETLRIYRKDNHKGVTIKLNAIVAKYEEKEEKIVDEIIYYIDEAIAQMADQGLEQLKDIQIMPVIRATSFDKKTKEGNAFIYENHTAETNIYYALDLGKSYRLIDESMLETLNMTQQQVKEMSLFNVRKLNNQYSTDEVKGNIFYFINSNDGYDASRILNTSFLNDIQDQCEGEMLVAVPHQDVLVIADIRNKTGYDVMAHLTMEFFTKGLVPITSLSFGYDKGHLEPIFILGKNNKQKRDPNVIQRLEANRKKFNDKK, from the coding sequence ATGAATGTCTTTCAAATGAGAGATAAAATTAAACAACGTTTAAACCATTTAGACGTTAATTATAAATTTGATCGTGAAGATGAAACATTAAGAATTTATAGAAAAGACAATCATAAAGGTGTCACAATTAAATTAAATGCTATTGTCGCAAAATATGAAGAAAAAGAAGAAAAAATAGTTGATGAAATTATTTATTATATAGACGAAGCAATTGCACAAATGGCGGATCAGGGACTTGAACAACTTAAAGATATTCAAATTATGCCAGTAATCCGTGCTACGAGTTTTGATAAGAAGACTAAAGAAGGCAATGCCTTTATTTATGAAAATCACACCGCAGAAACAAATATTTACTATGCATTAGATTTAGGTAAATCTTATCGACTCATAGACGAGAGCATGTTAGAAACGTTAAATATGACACAACAACAAGTCAAAGAAATGTCTTTATTCAATGTTAGAAAATTAAACAATCAATATAGTACAGATGAAGTTAAAGGAAATATCTTTTATTTTATTAATTCTAATGATGGCTATGATGCAAGTCGTATTTTAAATACTTCTTTTTTAAATGATATTCAAGATCAATGTGAAGGTGAAATGTTAGTAGCAGTGCCACATCAAGATGTATTAGTTATTGCGGACATTCGTAATAAAACAGGTTATGATGTTATGGCGCATTTAACTATGGAATTTTTCACTAAAGGTCTTGTACCTATCACGTCACTATCATTTGGTTACGATAAAGGTCATCTTGAACCAATATTCATTTTAGGTAAAAACAATAAGCAAAAAAGAGACCCAAACGTGATTCAGAGATTAGAAGCAAATCGTAAAAAATTTAATGATAAAAAATAA
- the ytpR gene encoding YtpR family tRNA-binding protein: MNLFYNPNGVGDVAFLQIEPAEGEFNYRKNNDVVEITKEDDNQVVGYNFFNISNHIQIEGNGHIKLTEDIVEQLQQMIKNNGFTFELNADLSPKFVVGYVETKEKHPDADKLSVLNVNVGNDTLQIVCGAPNVDQGQKVVVAKVGAVMPSGMVIKDAELRGVASSGMICSMKELNLPNAPKEKGIMVLDDSYEIGQAFFE, encoded by the coding sequence ATGAATTTATTTTATAATCCCAATGGTGTAGGAGACGTTGCTTTCTTACAAATTGAACCTGCAGAAGGTGAATTTAATTATAGAAAAAATAATGATGTTGTAGAAATTACTAAAGAAGATGATAACCAAGTAGTTGGATATAATTTCTTTAATATTTCAAATCATATTCAAATTGAAGGCAATGGTCATATCAAATTAACAGAAGATATTGTTGAACAATTACAGCAAATGATAAAAAACAATGGTTTTACGTTTGAGTTAAATGCAGATTTATCACCTAAATTTGTTGTTGGTTATGTTGAAACTAAAGAAAAACACCCAGATGCAGACAAATTAAGTGTTCTTAATGTAAACGTTGGTAATGACACATTACAAATTGTTTGTGGTGCACCGAATGTTGACCAAGGACAAAAAGTGGTTGTTGCAAAAGTTGGAGCAGTTATGCCAAGTGGTATGGTCATTAAAGATGCAGAACTTAGAGGTGTTGCATCTAGTGGAATGATTTGTTCTATGAAAGAGCTAAATTTACCAAATGCCCCTAAAGAAAAAGGTATCATGGTATTAGATGATAGTTATGAAATTGGACAAGCATTTTTTGAATAA